A portion of the Candidatus Dependentiae bacterium genome contains these proteins:
- a CDS encoding YaiI/YqxD family protein has protein sequence MLDIYVDADACPVKEEIFRVATRHNIQVYLVSNSRLNMPVDINVHKIVVGSDADAADDWIVEHAGAGDIVITIDILLAERCLKNGASAISSTGRVFNDDNIGVAKAIRELRAHLRETGEGPSYNATFSPKDRSRFLQVFEEMIQRIKRKK, from the coding sequence ATGTTAGACATATACGTAGATGCCGATGCGTGTCCGGTAAAAGAAGAAATTTTTCGAGTGGCCACGCGCCACAACATACAGGTCTACTTGGTAAGCAACAGTCGCTTGAATATGCCGGTTGATATAAACGTTCATAAAATAGTGGTTGGCTCTGACGCCGATGCTGCAGATGATTGGATTGTGGAACATGCTGGAGCGGGGGATATTGTAATCACCATAGACATATTGCTTGCTGAGCGCTGCCTGAAAAATGGAGCAAGTGCAATAAGTTCAACAGGCAGAGTTTTTAATGATGATAATATTGGTGTAGCAAAAGCGATACGCGAGTTACGTGCTCATTTGCGTGAAACGGGTGAAGGTCCGAGTTATAACGCTACTTTTTCCCCAAAAGATCGATCTCGTTTTTTACAAGTATTTGAAGAAATGATTCAGCGTATAAAAAGAAAAAAATAA